A portion of the Sphingobacterium spiritivorum genome contains these proteins:
- a CDS encoding sigma-70 family RNA polymerase sigma factor encodes MKTIQDEEIAKEIVQEVFKSLWERKDKLELKEVERYLIRSVKLKAFEYIRNRVTRQQHHEVILNAYKEEYHENSVEVQELSSKINNLIGSLPNQCKNVFKMSRHEGLTNKEIASRLFISERAVEYHISRALSTLKTHLSDYIK; translated from the coding sequence GTGAAAACTATCCAGGACGAAGAGATTGCAAAAGAAATCGTACAGGAAGTATTCAAATCGTTGTGGGAACGTAAGGATAAACTGGAACTTAAGGAAGTAGAGCGTTATCTGATACGGTCTGTAAAACTGAAAGCGTTTGAATATATCCGCAATAGGGTAACACGTCAGCAACACCATGAGGTGATTCTGAATGCATACAAAGAAGAGTATCATGAAAATTCTGTAGAAGTACAAGAGCTTTCAAGTAAGATAAACAACCTGATCGGGTCTCTTCCGAACCAATGTAAGAATGTGTTCAAGATGAGTCGCCACGAGGGTCTGACAAATAAAGAGATAGCATCCCGGCTTTTTATTTCGGAAAGAGCGGTAGAATACCACATCAGCAGGGCACTCTCCACATTAAAAACTCATTTGTCAGATTACATAAAATAA
- the trpC gene encoding indole-3-glycerol phosphate synthase TrpC encodes MTILDKIVERKKTEVAEAKTKVPLEKLENYPLFGRSCYVLRDSILHPERTGIIAEYKRASPSKGLINGISSVTEVVSGYQAAGASAISVLTDTDFFKGTLDDLTEARKALTIPLLRKEFIVDKYQIAEAKAYGADIILLIAACLTAEEILDLSTYAKQLGLNVLLEVHNEEELNRSIFDKIDAIGVNNRNLKDFSVSLDHSYDLVNKIPSQYIKVSESGISDPETIKKLKKAGFQAFLIGENFMKTENPSLAIANFVKEL; translated from the coding sequence ATGACTATATTAGATAAAATCGTTGAGCGTAAAAAAACGGAAGTAGCAGAGGCTAAAACCAAAGTTCCGCTGGAAAAGCTTGAAAATTATCCACTTTTTGGACGTAGCTGCTATGTACTCAGAGACAGCATTCTGCATCCCGAACGAACAGGTATCATAGCCGAATATAAGAGAGCCTCTCCTTCCAAAGGTCTTATTAATGGGATATCATCTGTCACAGAGGTAGTAAGTGGTTATCAGGCTGCAGGAGCTTCTGCAATATCCGTATTGACAGATACCGATTTTTTTAAAGGAACACTTGATGATCTGACTGAAGCACGGAAGGCTTTAACCATTCCTTTATTACGAAAGGAATTTATTGTAGATAAATATCAGATCGCTGAAGCTAAGGCGTATGGAGCCGATATTATTCTGTTGATTGCTGCCTGTCTTACCGCAGAGGAAATCCTCGACCTATCCACTTATGCCAAGCAACTGGGGTTGAATGTATTACTGGAAGTCCATAACGAAGAGGAATTGAACCGCAGCATCTTTGATAAGATAGATGCCATAGGCGTTAACAACCGTAACCTGAAAGATTTTTCGGTCTCACTGGATCATTCATATGATCTTGTCAATAAGATCCCTTCGCAATACATTAAAGTTTCGGAAAGTGGAATATCCGACCCTGAAACTATTAAAAAATTAAAAAAAGCTGGCTTTCAAGCCTTTTTGATTGGTGAGAATTTTATGAAAACTGAAAATCCTTCTCTGGCAATTGCAAATTTTGTCAAAGAATTATAA
- a CDS encoding anthranilate synthase component II, with the protein MSSKVLVIDNYDSFTYNLVHLLQECGQEYEVWRNDKFNIEDVAAFDKILLSPGPGIPEEAGLLLDVIRTYAGSKSILGICLGQQAIAEVFGGKLFNMTKPLHGVATDIIVTDPEESLFRDFPNGSKIGRYHSWAVDKESLPESLHITALDENGTIMALSHKTLDVKGMQFHPESVLTENGKILIENWLKH; encoded by the coding sequence ATGAGCAGCAAAGTATTAGTAATCGATAATTACGATTCATTTACCTATAATCTGGTGCATCTTTTACAAGAATGCGGACAAGAATATGAAGTGTGGAGAAACGACAAATTCAATATTGAAGATGTAGCAGCCTTTGATAAGATCTTATTATCACCAGGACCGGGTATACCTGAAGAAGCGGGCTTATTACTGGATGTCATCCGCACATACGCCGGGAGCAAAAGTATATTGGGCATCTGTCTGGGACAACAGGCCATTGCAGAAGTCTTCGGAGGTAAGCTGTTCAATATGACAAAACCCCTGCATGGAGTTGCTACAGATATTATCGTAACAGATCCTGAAGAGTCGTTATTCAGGGATTTTCCTAACGGATCAAAAATCGGCCGATATCATTCCTGGGCAGTAGATAAAGAATCACTGCCGGAAAGTCTGCATATTACGGCATTAGATGAAAACGGAACTATTATGGCTCTTTCGCATAAGACACTGGATGTAAAAGGTATGCAGTTTCATCCGGAATCTGTCCTGACAGAAAATGGGAAAATATTAATTGAAAACTGGTTAAAGCATTAA
- a CDS encoding chorismate mutase codes for MIRPLEYCENLAHVRSSIDTIDYRILELIALRKDYVAKAAEFKNSTEEVIAEERVNQMLKDRLELAKGFGLKAHFVEGLFSDIVNYFINEELNKFDEQQSISNR; via the coding sequence ATGATCAGGCCTTTAGAATATTGTGAAAATCTTGCTCATGTACGTTCATCTATTGATACGATTGATTATCGTATCCTGGAACTGATCGCTCTCCGAAAGGATTATGTAGCAAAAGCAGCTGAATTTAAAAACAGCACCGAAGAAGTTATTGCTGAAGAGCGCGTCAACCAAATGCTGAAGGATCGCCTGGAACTGGCTAAAGGTTTCGGATTGAAAGCACACTTTGTTGAAGGCCTTTTTAGTGATATTGTCAATTATTTTATAAACGAAGAATTAAACAAATTCGATGAGCAGCAAAGTATTAGTAATCGATAA
- a CDS encoding anthranilate synthase component I family protein, giving the protein MLYNFETNFKKILADTTTPVSIYLRLRDAFPNSLLLESSDYHSRDNNISYICCQPLAGIRLNKQNLEIQYPNQEVEYKNADEIDLRSEISLFREKFSQIETPEINVISNGLFGYFTFDCIEHFEDIKLTTAIDPKRDIPFLQYHVYKYVIAIDHFRNQLYIFEHLLNGEESSLEKMEYLIKNKNFPEYDFRTNGEETSNRTDEEHRELVRKMIKHIQRGDVFQIVPSRAFATPFLGDEFNVYRALRSINPSPYLFYFDYGDFKIFGSSPEAQLTIRKSEAAIYPIAGTFKRTGDMEKDEKIAEALKNDPKETSEHVMLVDLARNDLSRHCDQVTVRSYKEAQYYSHIIHLVSKVTGKLKDNINPFDVVGDTYPAGTLSGAPKHMALTLIDRYEGQQRSFYSGAIGYMGFNGDFNHAIMIRSFLSKQNLLHYQAGGGIVLDSDPEMELQEVNNKIAALRKALELAETL; this is encoded by the coding sequence ATGTTATACAATTTCGAAACGAATTTTAAAAAGATACTGGCAGACACCACTACACCTGTAAGTATCTACCTGCGTCTACGGGATGCCTTCCCTAATAGTCTGTTGCTGGAAAGCTCAGATTACCACAGCAGAGATAATAATATCAGTTATATCTGCTGCCAGCCACTGGCGGGTATCAGACTGAATAAACAAAACCTTGAAATACAATATCCTAATCAGGAAGTAGAATATAAAAATGCGGATGAAATAGATTTGAGAAGTGAAATTTCCCTTTTCAGAGAAAAATTCAGTCAGATTGAAACTCCTGAAATCAATGTAATTTCGAATGGATTATTTGGTTACTTTACCTTTGACTGTATTGAGCATTTTGAGGACATCAAACTGACAACCGCCATTGACCCCAAGCGCGACATTCCATTTCTACAGTATCACGTATATAAATATGTAATCGCAATCGACCACTTCCGGAATCAGCTTTATATTTTCGAACATCTTCTGAACGGAGAGGAATCCAGTCTGGAAAAAATGGAATACCTGATTAAGAACAAGAATTTTCCGGAATATGATTTTCGTACAAACGGGGAGGAAACATCTAACCGTACAGATGAGGAACACCGGGAGCTGGTTCGCAAGATGATCAAACACATTCAGCGCGGAGATGTGTTTCAGATTGTTCCTTCACGTGCATTTGCAACTCCTTTTCTGGGAGATGAATTTAATGTGTACCGCGCATTACGCTCAATCAATCCTTCTCCATATCTGTTTTATTTTGATTACGGAGATTTCAAAATCTTCGGATCATCTCCCGAAGCACAACTGACCATCCGTAAAAGTGAAGCTGCCATTTATCCGATTGCCGGTACATTCAAACGTACCGGTGATATGGAAAAAGATGAGAAAATTGCGGAAGCATTAAAAAATGATCCTAAAGAAACATCTGAGCATGTGATGCTGGTGGATCTGGCCCGAAATGACCTGAGCAGACACTGTGATCAGGTGACTGTACGGTCTTACAAAGAAGCGCAATATTATTCGCATATCATCCACTTAGTCTCTAAAGTAACTGGAAAACTGAAAGATAATATCAATCCGTTTGATGTGGTGGGAGATACCTATCCGGCCGGAACACTAAGTGGAGCTCCCAAACATATGGCGTTGACTCTTATAGACCGATACGAGGGACAGCAACGTTCTTTCTACAGCGGAGCAATCGGTTATATGGGATTTAACGGTGACTTCAATCATGCCATTATGATCCGTTCCTTTCTTAGTAAACAAAACCTCTTACATTATCAGGCTGGCGGCGGCATTGTACTCGACTCTGACCCTGAAATGGAATTGCAGGAAGTAAATAACAAAATAGCAGCGTTGAGAAAAGCGCTGGAATTAGCTGAAACATTATGA
- the trmD gene encoding tRNA (guanosine(37)-N1)-methyltransferase TrmD has product MRFDIITVLPDLLTSPFAHSILQRAQKKGLAEIVVHNLRDYATNKQKSVDDYPYGGGSGMVMQIEPFAKCIEYLQSERDYDEIIFMSPDGQTLNQEIANSLSTKGNMMILCGHYKGIDQRIRDIYVTKEISIGDYVLSGGELPAAILTDAIIRLIPGVLSDETSALSDSFQDGLLDAPIYTRPAEWRGHKVPDILLSGNEAKISAWRDEQQLQRTKERRPDLLND; this is encoded by the coding sequence ATGCGTTTTGATATTATTACCGTATTACCTGATTTACTGACAAGTCCTTTTGCACATTCTATTCTGCAGAGGGCTCAGAAAAAAGGCCTGGCCGAGATCGTTGTTCACAATCTGAGGGACTATGCAACGAACAAACAAAAGTCTGTGGATGATTATCCATATGGCGGGGGTTCGGGTATGGTCATGCAGATCGAGCCCTTTGCAAAATGTATTGAATATCTGCAGTCTGAGCGGGATTATGATGAAATTATCTTTATGAGTCCGGATGGCCAAACCCTGAATCAGGAGATTGCTAATTCCCTTTCGACAAAAGGGAATATGATGATCCTTTGCGGACATTACAAAGGTATAGATCAGCGTATACGTGATATTTATGTTACGAAAGAAATATCCATTGGAGATTACGTTCTTTCGGGGGGAGAACTTCCGGCAGCTATTCTGACCGATGCTATTATTCGTCTTATCCCCGGGGTTTTATCTGATGAAACATCAGCCCTATCTGATTCTTTCCAGGATGGTCTTCTGGATGCACCTATCTATACTCGTCCTGCGGAATGGAGAGGTCACAAAGTGCCGGACATATTATTGAGTGGTAATGAAGCTAAGATTTCAGCCTGGAGAGACGAACAGCAGTTACAAAGAACTAAAGAAAGACGTCCGGATTTATTAAATGACTAA
- a CDS encoding RtcB family protein encodes MGKKLSGKDLIKLGFPQNNAINIALGQIQRYRKRDKKETILADARQVLLSPEQFLGDGIWGKVAEGLVRPVEVRLQQLRTSRVPFSIFGENEIDEQAKRQLFDALKLPVAVSGALMPDAHSGYGLPIGGVLATDNAVIPYGVGVDIGCRMSLSVFDLPAGYLKGKRFQLTNMLLEQTCFGMYETHKNKADHEIFSRKEFQEIPLLKNLLGKAWKQLGTSGGGNHFVEFGIVNLDDPRPEWELPAGEYVALLSHSGSRGLGANIAKHYTYLATKQCPLPRSVQHLAWLDLDTHDGHEYWMAMNLAGDYASACHDDIHRRIAKALGKRPAFKVENHHNFAWKQLVDGKECIVHRKGATPAAKGELGIIPGSMTSPGYIVTGRGNESSLQSASHGAGRLLSRAACKASFTPSQMQKLLKDTDVELVGGSVDEAPMAYKDIRKVIALQSELVDILGTFTPKIVRMDR; translated from the coding sequence ATGGGAAAGAAACTTTCCGGGAAAGACCTTATCAAATTGGGCTTCCCACAGAATAATGCAATAAATATTGCCTTAGGGCAAATACAACGCTATAGAAAGCGTGATAAAAAAGAAACAATATTGGCGGATGCCAGACAGGTACTCCTTTCTCCCGAACAATTCCTGGGGGATGGTATATGGGGCAAAGTAGCTGAGGGATTGGTCAGACCCGTAGAAGTGCGTTTACAGCAATTGAGAACTTCAAGAGTTCCCTTCAGCATATTTGGAGAGAATGAAATCGACGAACAGGCAAAACGCCAGCTGTTTGATGCATTGAAGCTCCCGGTGGCTGTCAGCGGAGCATTGATGCCAGATGCTCATTCCGGATATGGACTGCCGATAGGAGGAGTACTGGCAACAGATAATGCTGTGATTCCGTATGGCGTGGGTGTCGATATCGGTTGTAGAATGAGCCTCTCTGTCTTTGATCTGCCTGCGGGCTATCTGAAAGGAAAAAGATTTCAATTGACAAATATGCTTTTAGAACAGACTTGCTTTGGCATGTACGAGACGCATAAGAATAAGGCAGATCATGAGATCTTTTCCAGAAAGGAATTTCAGGAAATACCGCTTCTCAAAAATCTGCTGGGTAAAGCCTGGAAGCAGTTGGGAACTTCAGGGGGCGGTAACCATTTCGTAGAGTTCGGGATAGTGAATCTGGACGATCCGAGACCAGAGTGGGAGCTTCCGGCAGGCGAATATGTAGCCTTATTGTCGCATAGCGGCTCCAGAGGATTGGGGGCCAACATTGCTAAACATTATACTTATCTGGCGACAAAGCAATGTCCGTTGCCCCGGTCAGTACAGCACCTGGCCTGGTTAGATCTGGATACACATGATGGCCATGAATATTGGATGGCAATGAACCTAGCCGGAGACTATGCAAGTGCCTGTCATGACGATATTCACCGGCGCATAGCGAAAGCTCTTGGTAAACGGCCGGCATTTAAGGTGGAGAATCATCACAATTTTGCATGGAAGCAGCTGGTAGACGGAAAGGAATGTATCGTACACCGTAAAGGAGCTACTCCGGCAGCAAAAGGAGAACTGGGGATCATTCCGGGATCTATGACTTCTCCGGGATATATTGTGACCGGGAGGGGAAATGAAAGTAGTTTGCAATCAGCATCACATGGAGCAGGACGGCTCTTGTCGAGAGCTGCATGTAAAGCTTCTTTCACGCCATCTCAGATGCAAAAACTACTTAAAGATACCGATGTAGAGCTTGTCGGGGGAAGTGTAGATGAAGCCCCTATGGCCTACAAAGATATCCGGAAGGTAATCGCACTTCAATCCGAATTAGTGGATATACTGGGTACGTTCACGCCTAAAATTGTGCGGATGGATCGATAG
- the prfH gene encoding peptide chain release factor H, which translates to MDIIIGVTAGRGPQECSWVVAQVIKKIIQEATAFDVEVQVLNRQEGDINGTVISASLQISGEQCIAFAALWTGTIQWIGKSDFRKSHKRKNWFIEIFEIKPRASWIFDEKDIRYQAMRSSGAGGQHVNKVSSAVRATHIPTGVSVVAMDSRSQHQNKKIATERLQTKVNELNLLHWKEDEKYNWFNQIQVERGNAIRTFIGTDFKSEKVDKSYKAKRKVQKQRFRQEIKIEKYNNESN; encoded by the coding sequence ATGGACATAATAATAGGAGTCACCGCTGGTCGCGGCCCCCAGGAATGCAGTTGGGTCGTGGCACAGGTGATCAAAAAAATAATACAGGAAGCAACAGCTTTTGATGTGGAGGTTCAGGTGCTGAACCGGCAGGAGGGAGATATAAACGGAACCGTAATTTCTGCAAGTCTACAGATCAGTGGAGAGCAGTGTATAGCGTTTGCGGCTTTGTGGACAGGTACAATCCAATGGATCGGGAAAAGTGATTTTCGAAAGTCTCATAAACGAAAAAACTGGTTTATCGAGATTTTTGAAATTAAACCCCGTGCATCATGGATATTTGACGAAAAAGATATTCGCTATCAGGCCATGAGAAGTTCAGGAGCCGGTGGTCAGCACGTCAATAAAGTTAGTTCAGCGGTGCGTGCCACACATATTCCTACAGGAGTATCAGTGGTCGCCATGGATAGCCGGTCGCAGCATCAAAATAAGAAAATCGCAACAGAGCGGCTGCAAACAAAAGTTAACGAGTTAAATCTTCTGCATTGGAAAGAGGATGAAAAATACAACTGGTTTAATCAGATTCAGGTGGAACGTGGTAATGCCATACGAACCTTTATCGGAACAGATTTTAAATCCGAGAAAGTTGATAAGTCCTATAAGGCAAAGCGAAAGGTTCAAAAACAACGTTTCAGACAGGAAATAAAAATAGAAAAATACAATAATGAAAGCAATTGA
- a CDS encoding TraB/GumN family protein encodes MKRNNMKNLVALMAVVCFLMNSAFAQTSTIKEKSLLWKIEGKDLKAPSYLFGTVHMLARKNFAMPSKAIDALDKTSRVYLEINMAAPDLAEESQKHMMSDKTISSQIKPEEVALVDEVLGKKIGVSLAQVDKVKPMFLIAMIMQKSFTEPMASFEEEIIKHTKQAGKTIEGLSSIEEQYSFAEKIFETSDFPSYLKSMDEFDIQSIFSHILQLYKEENIAGMDELLLKYTSSNPETYRQLLPIRNHLWADRMPSLMSEAPTFFAIGSGHLSGEEGVINLLRQKGYTVTPVYN; translated from the coding sequence ATGAAAAGAAATAATATGAAAAATCTGGTTGCTTTAATGGCAGTTGTCTGTTTTTTGATGAACTCTGCTTTTGCACAAACCTCCACGATAAAAGAGAAGTCATTGCTATGGAAAATAGAAGGGAAAGATCTGAAGGCACCATCTTATCTGTTTGGTACAGTACATATGCTGGCCAGAAAGAATTTCGCAATGCCTTCGAAAGCTATTGATGCTTTGGATAAGACATCGAGAGTCTATTTGGAAATCAATATGGCGGCACCAGATCTTGCTGAAGAATCTCAAAAACACATGATGAGTGATAAAACCATATCTTCACAGATCAAGCCGGAAGAAGTAGCGCTGGTAGATGAAGTTTTAGGGAAAAAAATTGGTGTCTCTTTGGCTCAGGTGGATAAAGTAAAACCTATGTTTCTGATCGCTATGATTATGCAAAAATCCTTCACTGAACCAATGGCTTCGTTTGAAGAAGAAATTATTAAACATACAAAGCAGGCTGGAAAAACAATAGAAGGGCTTTCGAGCATTGAAGAACAATATTCTTTTGCAGAAAAGATTTTTGAAACATCCGATTTTCCTTCTTATCTAAAGTCGATGGATGAGTTTGATATTCAAAGCATTTTTTCTCATATACTTCAACTGTACAAGGAGGAAAATATTGCAGGTATGGATGAGCTGTTATTAAAATACACTTCATCCAATCCGGAAACCTATCGTCAACTGTTACCCATTCGTAATCATCTGTGGGCAGATCGTATGCCTTCATTAATGAGTGAGGCTCCGACTTTCTTTGCTATAGGTTCGGGACACTTGTCCGGCGAAGAAGGTGTAATCAATCTTTTACGTCAGAAAGGATATACGGTCACACCAGTTTATAATTAA
- the metE gene encoding 5-methyltetrahydropteroyltriglutamate--homocysteine S-methyltransferase, which produces MLLTNNLGYPRVGAFRELKKANEAYWAKKISAEELLDAAKQIREGNWKTQKDAGIDLIPSNDFSFYDQVLDLSLTVGAIPARYNSLLNKIDRNYNLDLYFAMARGFQQKGVDVTAMEMTKWFDTNYHYIVPEFTKNQEFKLTSEKFLNEYNEAKASGIETKPVLIGPITYLLLGKEKEAGFDRIDLIENLIPVYEEILGKLAEAGAQYVQIDEPFLALDIDSKTRALYQTIFEKLSAAAKGIKLIVATYFEALRDNEETAVNLPVHALHLDLVRGENQLDTVLAKVPPSLTLSLGVVEGRNIWKNDYEKSLGQIKKAVDALGNDRVWIAPSSSLLHVPFDLDNEDNEESLPKEVKNWLAFAKQKLAEVKDLAILAEGEVDAKTAERFEANKAAAESRRTSPLIHKPEVKERTANITDDDATRTSPFANRKAAQQAKFNLPAFATTTIGSFPQTKDVRKWRADLKKGSISQEQYDKEIAEETERTIRLQEQLDIDVLVHGEFERNDMVEYFGEQLAGYAFTKNGWVQSYGSRCVKPPVIYGDVYRPADMTVRWSAYAQSLTNRPVKGMLTGPVTILQWSFVRNDQPRSTTTYQIALAILDEVQALEKSGIKIIQIDEPAIREGLPLRKADQQDYLNWAVRAFRVSSSNVDDDTQIHTHMCYSEFNDIIEDIAAMDADVITIETSRSQMELLDAFAGDFKYPNDIGPGVYDIHSPRVPSTDEMVNLLRKAKAVVPAEQLWVNPDCGLKTRAWPETKAALESMVEAAKILRAE; this is translated from the coding sequence ATGTTATTAACTAACAATTTAGGCTACCCTCGTGTGGGCGCATTCCGCGAATTGAAAAAAGCCAATGAAGCCTATTGGGCAAAAAAGATTAGTGCTGAGGAATTATTAGATGCAGCAAAACAAATCCGTGAAGGAAACTGGAAAACTCAAAAAGATGCAGGTATCGACCTTATTCCTTCCAATGATTTCTCTTTCTATGATCAAGTGTTAGACCTTTCTTTGACAGTAGGTGCTATTCCAGCCCGTTACAATTCGTTATTGAATAAAATCGATCGCAACTACAATCTGGACCTTTATTTTGCAATGGCTCGTGGCTTTCAGCAAAAAGGTGTAGACGTAACAGCAATGGAAATGACCAAGTGGTTTGATACCAACTACCACTATATCGTTCCGGAATTCACAAAGAATCAGGAATTCAAACTGACTTCTGAAAAATTCTTAAATGAATACAATGAAGCCAAAGCATCAGGCATCGAGACCAAGCCGGTATTAATAGGCCCTATCACTTACCTGTTATTAGGAAAAGAGAAAGAAGCCGGATTTGACCGTATCGATCTTATCGAAAACCTGATCCCGGTATACGAAGAGATTTTGGGTAAACTTGCAGAAGCAGGTGCACAATATGTACAGATTGACGAGCCTTTCCTTGCTTTAGATATAGACAGCAAAACACGTGCTTTATATCAGACTATATTTGAAAAACTATCCGCAGCAGCTAAAGGTATTAAACTTATTGTAGCGACTTATTTCGAAGCGCTTCGTGATAACGAAGAAACTGCTGTAAATCTTCCTGTACATGCTCTACACTTAGATCTTGTACGTGGAGAAAATCAACTGGATACTGTTTTAGCAAAAGTTCCACCTTCTTTGACACTTTCATTAGGTGTTGTAGAAGGCCGTAATATCTGGAAAAATGATTACGAGAAATCATTAGGTCAGATCAAAAAAGCTGTTGATGCATTAGGCAATGACCGCGTATGGATTGCACCTTCCAGTTCATTGCTACATGTTCCGTTTGATTTGGATAATGAAGACAACGAAGAATCTTTACCTAAAGAAGTTAAAAACTGGCTTGCATTTGCTAAACAAAAACTAGCAGAAGTAAAAGACCTTGCTATTCTTGCTGAAGGTGAAGTAGACGCTAAAACAGCTGAACGCTTTGAAGCAAATAAAGCTGCTGCTGAAAGCCGCCGCACTTCTCCGCTTATTCATAAACCGGAAGTGAAAGAACGTACAGCAAACATTACAGATGATGATGCAACACGTACTTCTCCTTTTGCAAACCGTAAAGCTGCACAACAGGCTAAATTTAACTTACCTGCATTTGCAACGACTACAATCGGTTCTTTCCCGCAAACGAAAGATGTTCGTAAATGGAGAGCAGACCTGAAAAAAGGAAGCATCTCACAAGAACAATATGACAAAGAAATCGCTGAAGAGACAGAGCGCACTATCCGTCTTCAGGAGCAATTAGATATCGACGTACTGGTACATGGAGAATTTGAGCGTAATGACATGGTTGAATACTTCGGAGAGCAATTGGCCGGATATGCATTCACTAAAAACGGATGGGTTCAGTCTTACGGTTCACGTTGTGTGAAACCTCCGGTTATCTATGGCGACGTATACCGTCCTGCAGATATGACAGTACGTTGGTCTGCGTATGCACAGTCTCTGACCAACCGTCCTGTAAAAGGAATGTTGACTGGCCCTGTTACAATCTTACAATGGTCATTTGTTCGTAATGATCAACCACGCTCAACAACAACATACCAAATTGCATTAGCAATTCTGGATGAAGTACAGGCATTGGAAAAATCAGGAATCAAAATTATTCAGATCGACGAGCCGGCTATCCGCGAAGGATTACCATTGCGTAAAGCTGATCAACAGGATTACCTGAACTGGGCAGTACGTGCATTCCGCGTGTCTTCATCTAACGTAGATGATGATACACAGATCCACACACACATGTGTTACTCCGAATTCAATGACATTATTGAAGATATCGCAGCAATGGATGCTGACGTAATCACGATTGAAACGTCACGTTCACAAATGGAATTACTGGATGCATTTGCAGGTGATTTCAAATACCCTAACGATATCGGACCTGGTGTATACGACATCCACTCTCCTCGTGTACCCAGTACAGATGAGATGGTCAACTTATTGCGCAAAGCGAAGGCTGTAGTTCCTGCAGAACAACTTTGGGTAAACCCTGACTGTGGATTGAAAACCCGTGCATGGCCGGAAACCAAAGCAGCTTTAGAATCTATGGTTGAAGCAGCTAAAATCCTTAGAGCTGAATAA
- a CDS encoding phosphatase PAP2 family protein, translating into MTLMRSVITFLILFVCFGDVLSAQQDTTKQFSDTLQNTTLKKNFWRQIPYKEITIPAGLLTYGIISRESHFLIHQDNDINNVLRKNIDGKFTVDDFSQYTPLLSIYVLDLAGIKARHNLKERLFVSGVSHAIMATTVYTIKSTGNVWRPDNSANNSFPSGHAATAFAGAELLWQEYKHQSIWYGIAGYTVAAGTGFFRMYNNKHWFSDVVMGAGIGILSTKIGYWLLPLVDKHLQHNPSSSVTVVTPFYNGKQIGLSASVQF; encoded by the coding sequence ATGACATTAATGCGCTCTGTCATTACTTTTCTTATCCTATTTGTCTGCTTTGGCGATGTGCTGTCGGCACAACAAGATACAACCAAACAATTCAGCGATACCCTGCAAAATACAACGCTCAAAAAAAACTTTTGGAGACAAATCCCCTATAAAGAAATTACGATACCTGCCGGATTATTAACGTACGGCATTATTTCCCGGGAAAGCCATTTCCTTATTCATCAGGATAACGATATTAACAATGTTTTGCGAAAAAACATAGACGGGAAATTTACTGTTGATGATTTTAGCCAGTATACACCGTTACTTAGCATTTATGTATTGGACCTGGCAGGCATAAAAGCCCGCCACAATCTGAAAGAGCGGCTGTTTGTTTCGGGTGTATCCCATGCCATTATGGCCACGACTGTGTACACCATCAAAAGCACTGGAAACGTCTGGCGTCCGGACAACTCCGCGAATAATTCTTTTCCTTCGGGGCATGCGGCTACAGCATTTGCCGGAGCTGAATTATTATGGCAGGAATATAAACACCAATCTATCTGGTATGGTATTGCAGGATATACGGTAGCTGCCGGAACCGGATTTTTCAGAATGTACAACAATAAGCACTGGTTTTCAGATGTCGTTATGGGAGCAGGTATAGGCATCCTAAGTACCAAGATTGGTTATTGGCTACTCCCTCTTGTGGACAAACATTTGCAACATAACCCCTCTTCTTCTGTTACAGTAGTAACTCCGTTTTATAATGGAAAACAAATCGGACTGTCTGCAAGCGTCCAATTCTGA